DNA sequence from the Candidatus Binataceae bacterium genome:
CATCATCGCGGTCGAGCGATCGAGCCCCGTCACCTTCATTCCGCCGAGCGCGAGTCCGCGGGCGATCGTGCCGGTTCCCGTGCCGAGGTCGAGCGCGCTGCGTCCGCGTGCGATTAAACCGCGCAGCTCGAGCCGCTCGAAGAATTCCGGCGGGAAGCCCGCACGATGCTTGCCGTAGTCGCCGGCGGTCTTACCGAAATCCACGACTTTGCCCATCTCATTGACTGCTTTGATCTTGGGCTCGAAACCACGCTCCGCCATCAGCGTTCCTCCATGCGCATCAGAAGGAATGACTGCCAAATGGATACATCTTTACGGATGTTGACGCAACTTTATATGGCTGCAAGACGCTTGACCAGCCTACCCTCGCCATGGCGTCATCATTACGTGGCAGTTCGCAAGACCGAACCGGGTGGGATGCTCACCGCCGACGAAGCGGCCAAGCGTCTCGGCGTCAAGCTCGGCACATTGTACGCCTACGTCAGCCGAGGATGGCTGAAAAGCTACCGGCGCAAAGTCGGCAGGCAGGCGCTGTACCGCCGCGCTGATATCGAGGCGCTGCGCGGCCTCGTCACGACCGAGCGTGGACGCCGCGGCCGCAGTCTTCCTGCGGCTTCCACCTGGGTCACCGTCGCACAGCCCAAGGATGTCGAGCCAGGCGCGCCCGGAGTTATCGCGGCGGAGTCGGCGGTCAGCTCGATTCTCGACGGCAAACTCGCCTATCGCGGCTATCCAATCGAGGAAGTCATCGAGCACGCGTCGTTCGAGGAAGTATGCCTGCTGCTATGGAGCGGCGAGCGGCCCGTGCCCGAGGAGATCGCCGCTCTCCGGTCGGAGATCGCGGGCGCGAAGCTGCCCGCATCTGTCGCCGCCGCGCTGGCCGCCGTGGGCGACGATGCCGCGCCTGTCTTGCGCCTCACCGCGATGATGCCTGCGCTCGCAGCCTGGGATCGCCGGCAGCCGCCGCGGACGCGGATCGATCGGGCGAAACTGACTATCAGCTTGATGCCGCTCGCGTTGCTCCAGATGCAGGTCGATACTCCCGGCGCTGCAGGAATCGCGACGCGGTTGTTGCGCTCGGTCGCGGGAACCGCTGCCGAGGAGTTCGAGGTGCGCGCGCTCGATCGCATCCTGGTCGCATGCGCCGAGCATGAGTTCAACGTATCGACCTTCGCCGCGCGCGTGATCGCGAGTACGGGGGCGGACCTCTTCGCCTCCGTGCTGGCCGCGCTGTGCTCGCTCTCGGGCCCGCTCCACGGCGGCGCATGCGATCGAATCGAAGCGCTGTTTGCCGAGCTCGGCGAGGGCGCACGCGTCGAGGATTGCCTCGCGTCGTTCACGCGCGA
Encoded proteins:
- a CDS encoding citrate/2-methylcitrate synthase, whose protein sequence is MAVRKTEPGGMLTADEAAKRLGVKLGTLYAYVSRGWLKSYRRKVGRQALYRRADIEALRGLVTTERGRRGRSLPAASTWVTVAQPKDVEPGAPGVIAAESAVSSILDGKLAYRGYPIEEVIEHASFEEVCLLLWSGERPVPEEIAALRSEIAGAKLPASVAAALAAVGDDAAPVLRLTAMMPALAAWDRRQPPRTRIDRAKLTISLMPLALLQMQVDTPGAAGIATRLLRSVAGTAAEEFEVRALDRILVACAEHEFNVSTFAARVIASTGADLFASVLAALCSLSGPLHGGACDRIEALFAELGEGARVEDCLASFTRDHRLPPGFGHAIYPEGDPRAELLRETARAIGKHKGARLLDTAIKVEDAVWKRERLRPNLDYYLTVCTRMLGFARGLPAAIFAIGRSAGWIAHGLEQYADNRLIRPRMRYRGAPLRHWE